GAAGAAACCACTTCGTTGGCGCGGTGGGGCCCAGCGTTGCGCTGCTGGAATCCTTGCCGGTGGCGGGTCAAAAAACCGGGCTCGGTGAACATCGAGGCCGTCATAATGATGGAGGAGTAAAAGTAATTCAGCGCCGCGAGCGCCACCTCCTCCAAATTTTCCTCGACGGTTCGGGCCCCTGCGAGCTCGGGAAGCTTCAGTATGACGGCTGAAAAACCCGCCACATGCTTTTGCATAATTTGCAGGAACAGATCTTCTTTGCTTTGAAAATGATTATATAGCGACCCTTCGGAGCAATCGGCGATGCGGGCGATTTCCTTGGTTGTCGTCCGGGAAAGTCCATACGTGCGGATCGCTTGTTCGGCGGCTTCCATGATTCTGTCGCGAAGTTCCATGGTGTATCCCTCACTGTCGTTGACATTATTTGGAACTGTATCTATACTTACTAGTATGGGTGAGTGCACACTCATTGTCAATAGGCATGTTCAGTAAACCGAATTGGAGATGATATGATGACGCTTCAAGGAAAAATCGCCATAGTCACGGGCGCTGCGCGAGGAATAGGCAGAGCCGCCGCAAAGTCGCTGGCCCGGCAGGGCGCCAAAGTCGTTGTTAACTATGTCAGCAATCAAGAGGCTGCCGAACAAGTTGTCGCCGATATCCGATCTGCAGGCGGTGAAGCGGTGGCGGTCCGGGCGGACGTACGCGATGAAGGGCAGATGGCGAATCTGGTGGAGCAAACCAAGTCGGCATTCGGAGGACGCATCGATATCCTGGTCTGCAACGCCAATATGCACTTTGTCACCAAGCCGTTCGCCGAGATGTCCTGGGATGAGTTTGCGCAGAAGCTGAACGATGAATTGAAGGCGGCATTCGTAACTACGAAGGCGATCATACCGACGATGACCGAACAAAAATACGGACGAATTATTTATACGTCGAGCGGTTCGGGCAAACATCCGACGCCGAATTTCATCGCTCATGGAACTGCCAAGGCGGGGTTGGACTCATTTGTGAGATTCATAGCAAGCGAATACGGTCCTCACGGCATCACGGCCAACGTGGTAGCGCCGGGACTGACCGAAACGGAGGCAAGCGCCAATACCCAGGGGATAGAGCATATCAAGAAGGCCATCGTCGGCATCACTCCGCTCGGCCGGGTTGCCCAGCCGGAAGATATTGCGGATGTGATCGCCTTTTTCGCCAGCGATGCCAGCCGGTTCGTTACAGGGGCTTATACGCCGGTCAACGGCGGGATGATGATGGAGTAACCGTTAAGGAGCCGCTTGCGGCAGTTTGGCACGGCTTAATATGAGTGTTCACTCACCCAAATGCTGCATCAAATTGAAGACCGTCGGGAAATACAACTCCCGGGCGGTCTTCTCATTTTTGCGGGGCGGACTAGCTTGCCCTCGCTTCGGTGCTGATCATCCATGATACTCCGAATTTATCCTCGAGCTGACCGAACAAAGTGCCCCAAAACGCCGGAGCCAGCGGGTATTTCACTTTGCCGCCTACGGCCAGTTTGTCGAACGCTTCGCGGGCTTCGGCTTCCGTTGCGAATTCCAAGCTTAAATTGACGGCGTTTCCCCGGCTAAGCGGCTCAAACACACAATCGGTCACGAAGAAGGTCACGCCGGCGGCAACGAAGCTCAGATGCATGATTTTATCTTTCAGCTCTTCCTTTGCATCCGGAAGCTGCCCGTGAGTCATCACGGACACGATCTCGCCGCCGAGCGCTTGCGTGTAAAACTCGCTCTGGGCTTTCGCATTCTCCGATACAATGTAAGGCGTCAATTTTGCCACCGTTCATCATCCTTTCATCTTGGAATGGGATTTATTGAATCTCATTGTAGCACTCGGAATGTGCCGGGGTTTCTCATAAATTGCTGATTTGCCGGGCGAAACAACCCCGCTTGCGTTTCTGCCGGTTCGGGTATACAATAATTTGTTGAATAGAAACTGGAAGGAGTGGGAATATGCGGAGAGGACGGAAGGAAGGTTCGTTTCGGTTATTTGTCTGCATATTTCCTTTTTACCGATGACACTAAAGCGTTTGCGGCTTTAGTGTTTTATTTTTGTCAGGAGGCGGTGGACTATGTACAAAAGAATTCTCATCAAGCTGAGCGGCGGGGCCGTGGCGGGAAAAAGCGATTTCGGATTCGATCCGGAGAGACTGGAGCACATCGCGGGTGAGATTATGTCTGTTGTCAACATGGGAGTGGAGGTGTCGCTGGTCATCGGCGGCGGCAATATTTTTCGCGGCAATATGGGCGAGAGCTGGGGAATCGAACGGGCGGAGGCGGACAGCATCGGCACTCTCGCCACCGTCATCAACAGCTTGATGCTGCGAGGCGTTCTGAAATCGAAAACGGACAAAGAAGTCCGTGTGATGACCGCCATTCCGATCGCTTCCGTTGCCGAGCCGTACATCCGATTGAGGGCGATTCATCATTTGGAAAAAGGATACATCGTTATTTTCGCGGGAGGGAACGGACAGCCGTTTGTGACGACGGATTACCCGTCCGTGCAAAGGGCGATCGAGGTAGGCTGCCAGGCGCTGCTCGTGGCCAAGCAAGGCGTGGACGGCGTACTTGATGCCGATCCGAAGTACCGGAGCGACGCGAGGAAGTTCAAGTCGCTTCATTACAACGATGTGATTCAGCGCGACCTTAAGATCATGGACCAGTCCGCGTTTATTTTGGCCCGCGATTACAACCTGCCGATTCATGTGTTTAACTTCGACCAACCGGGTTCGATGAAGGAAGTATGCGAAGGGAAGAACGTCGGTACGGTGATTAGCAGCGATTCGGTCATGGAGTGGGGGTGAGGGGAAAAACCAGCTCGGAGCGCTGGAGCATGGTGAAAGATGGTCCGCTTCGCGTCCGGATCGTGCTTCCGATCGGTCCCCCGCCCCACAAAGTGAAGAGAACCTTCGAAGTTTAGTCCTAGTACTTTGTGGGGACCCCATAACCATAAACATTTCTCTAAAGGCGTTGAAATCCGATCACAAAGGCGACCGCTAACGCTTCTCCAGCACGATTCCGTCTCGCTTTCGCTCACTTTTCACCAATTTCTCGAAAACTTTCCGGGCTGGTTTTTCCTATAGTAATAGTAAATAACGTTAAAAATTCAAAGCATTAATAAGTGATTTTTACTGTACGCGTAGCGTCGATGTAATCGACCTTGGCGCCGAGCACTTCGGCGAGCAGGCGAACCGGCACCATCGTGTTCTCGCCGATCAGTCTGGCGGGAGTGTCGGTCTGCCGGATGGTTCCGTTTACGGCGATCTGGTTGGTCGTCGTAAACAGGGTCACCTTCAGGCTGCCCTTCGTATAGATGGCGGCGCGCTGCTGCTCGTCCCAATCGACGTTTGCTCCGAGCGCGGCGGCCAGATCGCGGATATACAAATACGAGAAGCCGTCCACGATAACCGGAGTGCGCTTCATCGGGAAGCTGATGCCGTCGATCTGGTAGCTCGTGGCATCGAGACCAAACGTTGCTACGCGCTGGGTCGGATAAACGGTGACGTAATATTTTTTGTAGTCGGCCGCATTTTTATGCATAAGCTGCTTGCCGACGGTCGGGGCGGGCTCGGTGGTGAAGTCCCATTCTTTCGTCTGCGTGACGGTGCTGCCGTCCTTCTTGACGGCCTGTACGCTCACCTTCGCGTGGTAGCCCGTGTCCGGCTGCAGCGGCTTGCTCGGCGTTAAAATGACGGCCTTGCTCAGCTTATCGTCCGTATCCGGTGTGTTGACGAGCAGATCGACCGGCCGCTTAGCGCCGTCCGTCAGCTCGGCGCTGACCAGCTTCACCTTATCGATGCCGGTGCCGTAAAATTCCGCCATGATCGGGTACCCGACCGGATAGACGGAGCCGGTGTGGATGCGCAGCGGGTCCGGTTCCTCGTTGCCTTCAAACGATGTCGGCACGTAACGTTCGCCTTCCGCCGGCGACACGACCAGCTTCGGCTCCCCATCCGAGCCGGTGCCGAATTCGATAATCGTGTAGTCGCCGATTTTGGCGATCCCGACTTCGCGAATGTACGGATCAAGCAGCGGGCTGCGGTGATACGGAGCATCGAATAAAGCGTCGGTCACTTCGCTGACCGTCCCGGAAAAATAAGCGGCGTCTTCACCCACGTTGTCCGTATAGCCGAAATAAGCGGCGCGTTCGAGCGGAGTTTTGCCGAAGAAGCCGGCTTTGCCAGGGTCTTGGTCATGCAGGCTGTCCTGACTTTTGCCGTCCTGCTGAATTTTATTGTTGTTCAAATATTGGGCATGGGCCGTCGCGCTGGCGCTTAGACGGTCGTTCAATTGAACGGGAGGAAGCCCGTAAACG
The window above is part of the Paenibacillus hamazuiensis genome. Proteins encoded here:
- a CDS encoding TetR/AcrR family transcriptional regulator gives rise to the protein MELRDRIMEAAEQAIRTYGLSRTTTKEIARIADCSEGSLYNHFQSKEDLFLQIMQKHVAGFSAVILKLPELAGARTVEENLEEVALAALNYFYSSIIMTASMFTEPGFLTRHRQGFQQRNAGPHRANEVVSSYLLAEQKLGRADAGINPRSAADMLLGACFQHVFHQKFLGAEESAQDRQQYVRHLLQALLKGLQPG
- the pyrH gene encoding UMP kinase is translated as MYKRILIKLSGGAVAGKSDFGFDPERLEHIAGEIMSVVNMGVEVSLVIGGGNIFRGNMGESWGIERAEADSIGTLATVINSLMLRGVLKSKTDKEVRVMTAIPIASVAEPYIRLRAIHHLEKGYIVIFAGGNGQPFVTTDYPSVQRAIEVGCQALLVAKQGVDGVLDADPKYRSDARKFKSLHYNDVIQRDLKIMDQSAFILARDYNLPIHVFNFDQPGSMKEVCEGKNVGTVISSDSVMEWG
- a CDS encoding stalk domain-containing protein, which encodes MQRTNRPGKIWTLLLLAFLIGSANLVFPVNYAHAFSYGYRTAPENTVGVAKPTIAFYLSTDVVTDPSNYAMYVNGESVPVTYDREKGLFTYVPAKSLAPGSYTVRMTINYAGYVPLEKTWTFTIAKDALQQFAPPSSDQTAGLAAVNDYRTVYGLPPVQLNDRLSASATAHAQYLNNNKIQQDGKSQDSLHDQDPGKAGFFGKTPLERAAYFGYTDNVGEDAAYFSGTVSEVTDALFDAPYHRSPLLDPYIREVGIAKIGDYTIIEFGTGSDGEPKLVVSPAEGERYVPTSFEGNEEPDPLRIHTGSVYPVGYPIMAEFYGTGIDKVKLVSAELTDGAKRPVDLLVNTPDTDDKLSKAVILTPSKPLQPDTGYHAKVSVQAVKKDGSTVTQTKEWDFTTEPAPTVGKQLMHKNAADYKKYYVTVYPTQRVATFGLDATSYQIDGISFPMKRTPVIVDGFSYLYIRDLAAALGANVDWDEQQRAAIYTKGSLKVTLFTTTNQIAVNGTIRQTDTPARLIGENTMVPVRLLAEVLGAKVDYIDATRTVKITY
- a CDS encoding SDR family NAD(P)-dependent oxidoreductase, which translates into the protein MMTLQGKIAIVTGAARGIGRAAAKSLARQGAKVVVNYVSNQEAAEQVVADIRSAGGEAVAVRADVRDEGQMANLVEQTKSAFGGRIDILVCNANMHFVTKPFAEMSWDEFAQKLNDELKAAFVTTKAIIPTMTEQKYGRIIYTSSGSGKHPTPNFIAHGTAKAGLDSFVRFIASEYGPHGITANVVAPGLTETEASANTQGIEHIKKAIVGITPLGRVAQPEDIADVIAFFASDASRFVTGAYTPVNGGMMME
- a CDS encoding VOC family protein is translated as MAKLTPYIVSENAKAQSEFYTQALGGEIVSVMTHGQLPDAKEELKDKIMHLSFVAAGVTFFVTDCVFEPLSRGNAVNLSLEFATEAEAREAFDKLAVGGKVKYPLAPAFWGTLFGQLEDKFGVSWMISTEARAS